One part of the Melospiza melodia melodia isolate bMelMel2 chromosome 3, bMelMel2.pri, whole genome shotgun sequence genome encodes these proteins:
- the XRN2 gene encoding 5'-3' exoribonuclease 2, producing MGVPAFFRWLSRKYPSIIVNCVEEKAKECNGVKVPIDTSKPNPNEVEFDNLYLDMNGIIHPCTHPEDKPAPKNEDEMMVAIFEYIDRIFNIVRPRRLLYMAIDGVAPRAKMNQQRSRRFRASKEGMEAAEEKQKIRQEILAKGGFLPPEEVKERFDSNCITPGTEFMDNLAKCLRYYIADRLNSDPGWKNLTVILSDASAPGEGEHKIMDYIRRQRAQPNHDPNTHHCLCGADADLIMLGLATHEPNFTIIREEFKPNKPKPCALCNQLGHEVKDCQGLPREKQGKHDQFADTMPVSEQEFIFIRLCVLREYLERELTMASLPFTFDFERSVDDWVFMCFFVGNDFLPHLPSLEIREGAIDRLVNIYKNVVHKTGGYLTESGFVNLQRVQMIMLAVGEVEDSIFKKRKDDDDNFKRRQKEKRKRLKRDQPSFIPGGQFSPQALGNRSSPQAICNPRQAAFEMRMHDRQNSTTSASPNTSLTPDSSPSLGGGIKRKPEDSDSEPEPEDNIRLWETGWKQRYYKNKFDVDASDEKFRRKVVQSYVEGLCWVLRYYYQGCASWNWYYPFHYAPFASDFEGIADMPSDFEKGSKPFKPLEQLMGVFPAASGNFLPPTWRKLMTDPESSIIDFYPEDFAIDLNGKKYAWQGVALLPFVDERRLRAALEKVYPDLTPEETRRNSLGGDVLFVGKHHPLCDFIVEQYKTKNTEAVDIPPELCHGIQGKLTLNDNAVLPDQVVQSPVPMLRDLTQNSAVSISFKDPQFAEDFIFKATVLPGAKKPAPVLKPGDWEKTNNDGRPWRPQLGFNRDRKPVHLDQSAFRTLGHTMPRDRGMPGMYPNAVPLGAYGSPYARPLMGSQQQIPKLLSNLRPQESWRGPTPLFQQTPQRTAGAAPLLAWNRVMQSPNQFQPAQYQGMGPMGYPQRPEDRMDRGRQAYGPGRPYPLPHPAGRYSWN from the exons ATGGGAGTGCCGGCCTTCTTCCGCTGGCTCAGCCGCAAGTACCCCTCCATCATCGTCAACTGCGTCGAGGAGAAG GCCAAGGAGTGCAATGGTGTCAAGGTCCCCATTGACACGAGCAAGCCCAACCCCAACGAGGTGGAGTTCGACAACCTCTACCTGGACATGAACGGCATCATTCACCCCTGCACACACCCAGAGGACAA GCCAGCGCCCAAAAATGAAGATGAGATGATGGTGGCGATTTTTGAGTATATCGACAGGATCTTCAACATTGTGAGACCAAGGAGACTCCTTTACATGGCCATAGATGGAGTG GCCCCACGTGCCAAAATGAATCAACAGAGGTCCAGGAGATTCAGAGCCTCAAAGGAGGGCATGGAAGCTGCTGAGGAGAAGCAAAAAATCCGACAAGAAATTCTGGCCAAAG GTGGCTTTCTGCCTCCAGAGGAGGTGAAGGAGAGGTTTGACAGCAACTGTATCACCCCG GGAACTGAGTTTATGGACAATCTTGCTAAATGCCTGCGCTATTACATCGCCGACCGCTTGAACAGCGACCCGGGCTGGAAGAACCTGACA GTTATTTTGTCAGATGCCAGTGCTCCTGGTGAAGGGGAGCATAAAATCATGGATTACATCAGGAGACAAAGAG CTCAACCCAACCACGACCCAAACACTCACCACTGTCTGTGTGGGGCTGATG CTGATCTGATCATGCTTGGCTTAGCTACACACGAACCAAACTTCACCATCATTAGAGAAGAgttcaaaccaaacaaacccaagccTTGTGCTCTCTGTAACCAGCTGGGGCATGAGGTTAAGGATTGCCAAGGCCTGCCCAGAGAGAAACAAGGAAAG CACGATCAGTTTGCCGACACCATGCCAGTCTCAGAGCAAGAGTTCATCTTCATCCGCCTGTGTGTCCTGCGAGAG TACTTGGAGAGAGAGCTCACCATGGCCAGCTTGCCTTTCACTTTTGATTTTGAAAGGAGTGTTGATGACTGGGTCTTCATGTGCTTCTTTGTGGGGAATGATTTCCTCCCTCACCTGCCATCTCTGGAGATCAG GGAGGGAGCAATTGATCGCTTGGTGAACATCTATAAAAACGTGGTGCACAAAACTGGG GGCTACCTGACTGAAAGTGGATTTGTGAACTTGCAACGGGTCCAGATGATCATGCTGGCTGTTGGGGAAGTTGAAGACAGCATTTTCAAAAAGAGGAAAGATGATGAT GATAACTTTAAAAGacgacaaaaagaaaaaaggaagagatTGAAG AGGGATCAGCCTTCCTTTATTCCTGGTGGTCAGTTTTCCCCTCAAGCCCTGGGAAATCGATCCAGCCCTCAGGCAATCTGTAACCCTCGACAAGCTGCCTTTGAGATGAGGATGCACGACAGGCAGAACTCG ACAACTTCAGCATCTCCCAACACCAGCCTGACTCCTGACAGCAGCCCGTCCCTGGGAGGAGGAATTAAGCGGAAACCTGAGGACAGTGACAGTGAACCTGAGCCAGAGGATAATATCAG GTTGTGGGAGACTGGCTGGAAGCAGCGCTACTACAAAAACAAATTCGACGTGGACGCGTCCGATGAGAAATTCCGCCGCAAGGTTGTGCAGTCCTACGTGGAAGGGCTTTGCTGGGTTCTCAGATATTATTATCAG GGCTGTGCATCCTGGAACTGGTATTACCCTTTCCACTACGCTCCCTTTGCGTCGGATTTCGAGGGCATTGCAGACATGCCCTCAGACTTTGAGAAGGGCTCCAAACCG TTCAAGCCTCTCGAGCAGCTGATGGGGGTGTTCCCGGCCGCCAGTGGAAACTTCCTGCCGCCCACGTGGAGGAAACTCATGACAGACCCA GAATCAAGCATCATTGACTTCTACCCTGAAGATTTTGCTATTGATTTGAATGGGAAGAAGTATGCTTGGCAAG GTGTGGCGTTGTTGCCCTTTGTGGATGAGCGACGCCTCAGAGCTGCCCTGGAGAAAGTGTACCCTGACCTCACTCCTGAAGAGA CCAGGAGGAACAGCCTTGGCGGTGACGTTCTCTTTGTTGGGAAGCACCATCCCCTCTGTGACTTCATCGTGGAGCAGTACAAGACCAAGAACACAGAG GCAGTGGACATCCCACCGGAGCTGTGCCATGGCATCCAGGGAAAGCTCACCCTGAACGACAACGCCGTCCTGCCGGACCA GGTGGTGCAGTCTCCTGTTCCCATGCTGCGGGATCTGACACAGAACTCTGCAGTCAG CATCTCATTCAAAGATCCACAATTTGCTGAAGACTTTATTTTCAAGGCTACAGTGTTACCTGGGGCAAA gaaacctgctccagtTCTGAAGCCAGGAGACTGGGAAAAAACCAACAATGATGGCAGGCCTTGGAGACCACAGCTTGGCTTTAACAGGGACAGGAAACCAGTGCATTTGGACCAGTCAGCGTTCAGAACTTTGGG GCACACAATGCCAAGGGACAGGGGCATGCCAGGGATGTACCCCAACGCCGTGCCACTCGGAGCCTATGGCAGCCCCTACGCCAGGCCCCTCAtgggcagccagcagcagatCCCCAAACTGCTGTCAA ATCTTCGGCCCCAGGAGTCCTGGAGAGGTCCCACACCCTTGTTCCAGCAGACACCACAAAG AACCGCCGGAGCTGCTCCTCTGCTCGCCTGGAACCGCGTGATGCAGTCCCCAAACCAGTTCCAGCCAGCCCAGTACCAGGGCATGGGGCCCATGGGATACCCCCAGAGACCCGAGGACCGCATGGACAGGGGCAGACAG gCGTACGGCCCCGGGAGGCCCTACCCGCTCCCGCATCCCGCAGGAAGGTACAGCTGGAATTAG
- the NKX2-4 gene encoding homeobox protein Nkx-2.4: MSLSPKHTTPFSVTDILSPMEESYKKFGSMDGAGGLGAPLGPYRQASVPPAAAAAVPQHVPAGAAAYHMPHGVSQFPHGAVGGYCNGGLGNVGELPAYPEGMRGGAAAGGGWYGPGGDPRYSSISRFMGPSAGMNVAGMGGLSGIAEGAKAIVPLHAAPRRKRRVLFSQAQVYELERRFKQQKYLSAPEREHLASLIHLTPTQVKIWFQNHRYKMKRQAKDKAAAQQLHPDGGGGGGSGGLCQQQPSPRRVAVPVLVKDGKPCPPPGNATPGPGPAAPAAPAAAAAAPAAHPHPGSLGQAADLEELSPSPPALHGPVAPLAPLDSAGVDYNGGMVSPNLLYGRTW, encoded by the exons aTGTCGCTGAGCCCCAAGCACACGACGCCCTTCTCGGTCACCGACATCCTCAGCCCCATGGAGGAGAGCTACAAGAAGTTCGGCAGCATGGACGGGGCGGGCGGGCTGGGCGCGCCCCTCGGGCCGTACCGCCAGGCCTCCgtgccccccgccgccgccgccgccgtgccGCAGCACGTCCCCGCGGGCGCGGCCGCCTACCACATGCCCCACGGCGTGTCGCAGTTCCCGCACGGCGCCGTCGGGGGCTACTGCAACGGCGGGCTGGGCAACGTGGGCGAGCTGCCCGCCTACCCCGAGGGGATgcggggcggcgcggcggcgggcggcggctggTACGGGCCCGGCGGCGACCCCCGCTACTCCAGCA TCTCCAGGTTCATGGGCCCGTCGGCGGGGATGAACGTGGCCGGCATGGGCGGCCTGAGCGGCATCGCCGAGGGCGCCAAGGCCATCGTGCCGCTGCACGCCGCGCCgcggaggaagaggagggtgctCTTCTCGCAGGCGCAGGTCTACGAGCTGGAGCGGCGCTTCAAGCAGCAGAAGTACCTGTCGGCGCCCGAGCGGGAGCACCTGGCCAGCCTCATCCACCTGACCCCCACGCAGGTGAAGATCTGGTTCCAGAACCACCGCTACAAGATGAAGCGCCAGGCCAAGGACAAGGCGGCCGCGCAGCAGCTGCACCccgacggcggcggcggcggcggcagcggcggcctgtgccagcagcagccctcGCCGCGCCGCGTGGCCGTGCCGGTGCTGGTGAAGGACGGCAAACCCTGCCCGCCGCCGGGCAACGCCACCCCGGGCCCCGGGCCCGCCGCCCCcgcggcccccgccgccgccgccgccgcgcccgccgcgcacCCGCACCCCGGCTCGCTGGGGCAGGCGGCCGACCTGGAGGAGCTGTCGCCCAGCCCGCCGGCACTGCACGGCCCCGTGGCGCCCCTGGCCCCCCTGGACTCGGCCGGCGTCGACTACAACGGCGGCATGGTCAGCCCCAACCTGCTCTACGGCAGGACGTGGTAA